A genomic stretch from Rhineura floridana isolate rRhiFlo1 chromosome 18, rRhiFlo1.hap2, whole genome shotgun sequence includes:
- the MADCAM1 gene encoding mucosal addressin cell adhesion molecule 1 isoform X2, translating into MATIHIGLLLGLIGHSWGLPSSTLTIHPLKPLVERGGSIQLTCSMDCPGGKVQWEGLDTDLGDIVSNHTHSVLTVTNAAISMEGMKICTGQCRRASYQSRVELQVYSFPDNLQLDSQPETLTAGQPGHLICSLRQVYPPGALTLSWFRGVERLAASEEEEEMEDSQEQLFAYRSVLEVPTAMEHAAYKCTATLQVELHAFRQERLAIVSTQTTQMPSTTAEAAFIFKMESTSHVATPEPATTSGSHSSLVAITSGLPLLIPTEHPTTVVAPTAPPTLEPLPQTSSHSPAKNHMQTRPQKSVTGANTKWIPTSTLSPSAETLAKLRATSQASHSTDRQTATQPVSNNNVRLIEVATEKLRSSTFLSPMLSKNHCRPVISPSPAQGTTGDALQITCHAVGCSEDVQIRWVETPVDQSRYHQEEAEGRSTLMVQSVDVEHQGVYRCVVMASRPQIASLRVVVSDGAFSTDSIIAIGTAGSLLGLIVTGYVSHRLKRRGG; encoded by the exons ATGGCAACGATCCACATTGGGCTATTGCTTGGCTTGATAGGGCACAGCTGGG GTCTTCCCAGTTCCACACTGACAATCCACCCTCTGAAACCGCTGGTGGAACGCGGGGGCTCCATCCAGTTGACCTGCTCCATGGACTGCCCAGGGGGGAAGGTGCAATGGGAAGGCCTGGACACAGACTTGGGGGACATAGTCTCCAACCACACGCACAGCGTCCTGACCGTGACCAACGCGGCCATCAGCATGGAAGGCATGAAGATCTGCACGGGGCAATGTCGCAGGGCCTCCTACCAGAGCAGGGTGGAGTTGCAAGTATACT CCTTTCCCGACAACTTGCAGCTGGACTCCCAGCCGGAAACGCTGACAGCCGGGCAGCCAGGCCACCTCATCTGTTCCTTGAGGCAGGTGTACCCTCCAGGTGCCCTTACCCTGAGCTGGTTCAGGGGAGTGGAGAGGCTGGCGgcgtctgaggaggaggaggaaatggaagatTCCCAAGAGCAGCTGTTTGCCTATCGCTCTGTCCTGGAGGTCCCGACAGCTATGGAGCACGCGGCCTACAAGTGCACAGCGACATTGCAGGTTGAGCTTCACGCTTTCCGCCAAGAAAGGCTGGCCATCGTGAGCACTCAAA CTACGCAGATGCCCAGCACTACAGCGGAGGCTGCCTTTATCTTCAAGATGGAAAGCACAAGCCACGTGGCTACTCccgagccagccaccacctctggCTCGCATTCCTCATTGGTGGCAATCACCAGTGGCCTTCCTCTTCTCATTCCCACAGAGCATCCCACCACAGTGGTGGCACCGACAGCTCCCCCCACACTGGAGCCCCTTCCCCAAACAAGCAGCCATTCTCCAGCAAAGAATCACATGCAAACAAGGCCTCAGAAATCTGTGACAGGGGCCAACACCAAATGGATCCCCACCTCGACTTTGTCACCGTCGGCAGAGACCTTGGCCAAACTCAGGGCGACTTCCCAAGCCTCTCACTCGACAGACAGACAAACTGCCACCCAGCCGGTTTCCAACAACAATGTCCGCCTCATTGAGGTGGCCACGGAAAAGCTACGCAGCTCCACCTTCCTAAGCCCAATGCTTTCCAAAAACCACTGCCGCCCTGTGatcagccccagcccagcccAAGGTACCACAGGCGACGCCCTGCAAATCACATGCCACGCTGTGGGCTGCAGCGAAGACGTCCAGATCCGATGGGTGGAAACTCCAGTGGATCAGTCCCGATACCATCAGGAAGAAGCCGAGGGCCGATCCACCCTGATGGTACAGAGTGTTGACGTGGAGCACCAAGGGGTCTACCGGTGTGTTGTGATGGCCAGCCGGCCCCAGATAGCCAGTTTACGCGTCGTTGTCTCTGATG GTGCGTTCAGCACGGACTCAATCATCGCCATCGGGACAGCAGGCTCCCTCTTAGGGCTGATCGTCACCGGGTACGTGTCCCATCGCTTGAAGAGGCGAGGCGGCTAG
- the MADCAM1 gene encoding mucosal addressin cell adhesion molecule 1 isoform X1, with protein sequence MATIHIGLLLGLIGHSWAGLPSSTLTIHPLKPLVERGGSIQLTCSMDCPGGKVQWEGLDTDLGDIVSNHTHSVLTVTNAAISMEGMKICTGQCRRASYQSRVELQVYSFPDNLQLDSQPETLTAGQPGHLICSLRQVYPPGALTLSWFRGVERLAASEEEEEMEDSQEQLFAYRSVLEVPTAMEHAAYKCTATLQVELHAFRQERLAIVSTQTTQMPSTTAEAAFIFKMESTSHVATPEPATTSGSHSSLVAITSGLPLLIPTEHPTTVVAPTAPPTLEPLPQTSSHSPAKNHMQTRPQKSVTGANTKWIPTSTLSPSAETLAKLRATSQASHSTDRQTATQPVSNNNVRLIEVATEKLRSSTFLSPMLSKNHCRPVISPSPAQGTTGDALQITCHAVGCSEDVQIRWVETPVDQSRYHQEEAEGRSTLMVQSVDVEHQGVYRCVVMASRPQIASLRVVVSDGAFSTDSIIAIGTAGSLLGLIVTGYVSHRLKRRGG encoded by the exons ATGGCAACGATCCACATTGGGCTATTGCTTGGCTTGATAGGGCACAGCTGGG CAGGTCTTCCCAGTTCCACACTGACAATCCACCCTCTGAAACCGCTGGTGGAACGCGGGGGCTCCATCCAGTTGACCTGCTCCATGGACTGCCCAGGGGGGAAGGTGCAATGGGAAGGCCTGGACACAGACTTGGGGGACATAGTCTCCAACCACACGCACAGCGTCCTGACCGTGACCAACGCGGCCATCAGCATGGAAGGCATGAAGATCTGCACGGGGCAATGTCGCAGGGCCTCCTACCAGAGCAGGGTGGAGTTGCAAGTATACT CCTTTCCCGACAACTTGCAGCTGGACTCCCAGCCGGAAACGCTGACAGCCGGGCAGCCAGGCCACCTCATCTGTTCCTTGAGGCAGGTGTACCCTCCAGGTGCCCTTACCCTGAGCTGGTTCAGGGGAGTGGAGAGGCTGGCGgcgtctgaggaggaggaggaaatggaagatTCCCAAGAGCAGCTGTTTGCCTATCGCTCTGTCCTGGAGGTCCCGACAGCTATGGAGCACGCGGCCTACAAGTGCACAGCGACATTGCAGGTTGAGCTTCACGCTTTCCGCCAAGAAAGGCTGGCCATCGTGAGCACTCAAA CTACGCAGATGCCCAGCACTACAGCGGAGGCTGCCTTTATCTTCAAGATGGAAAGCACAAGCCACGTGGCTACTCccgagccagccaccacctctggCTCGCATTCCTCATTGGTGGCAATCACCAGTGGCCTTCCTCTTCTCATTCCCACAGAGCATCCCACCACAGTGGTGGCACCGACAGCTCCCCCCACACTGGAGCCCCTTCCCCAAACAAGCAGCCATTCTCCAGCAAAGAATCACATGCAAACAAGGCCTCAGAAATCTGTGACAGGGGCCAACACCAAATGGATCCCCACCTCGACTTTGTCACCGTCGGCAGAGACCTTGGCCAAACTCAGGGCGACTTCCCAAGCCTCTCACTCGACAGACAGACAAACTGCCACCCAGCCGGTTTCCAACAACAATGTCCGCCTCATTGAGGTGGCCACGGAAAAGCTACGCAGCTCCACCTTCCTAAGCCCAATGCTTTCCAAAAACCACTGCCGCCCTGTGatcagccccagcccagcccAAGGTACCACAGGCGACGCCCTGCAAATCACATGCCACGCTGTGGGCTGCAGCGAAGACGTCCAGATCCGATGGGTGGAAACTCCAGTGGATCAGTCCCGATACCATCAGGAAGAAGCCGAGGGCCGATCCACCCTGATGGTACAGAGTGTTGACGTGGAGCACCAAGGGGTCTACCGGTGTGTTGTGATGGCCAGCCGGCCCCAGATAGCCAGTTTACGCGTCGTTGTCTCTGATG GTGCGTTCAGCACGGACTCAATCATCGCCATCGGGACAGCAGGCTCCCTCTTAGGGCTGATCGTCACCGGGTACGTGTCCCATCGCTTGAAGAGGCGAGGCGGCTAG